In one Chitinophaga sancti genomic region, the following are encoded:
- a CDS encoding alpha/beta fold hydrolase, with amino-acid sequence MHTVKEKNNVHIRGKADAAQTIIFGHGFGSDQTAFEPLVKAFEADYKIVLFDNVGGGKADINAFSPSRYSSIQGYVTDLGDLLRELQLSDIIYVGHSVNGMIGLLSAIKYPSYFNKLVLLGSSPRYLNEPESGYIGGFNMEALEQLYHAMSTNYYAWASGFAQLVVQNHDRPELAASFAKSLSSIRADIALSVAKAIFEMDHRSDLGKSSIPAMIVQTTEDPAVPKVVGAYMHQHILNSQLATVDTEGHFPHVSAPEEVISIIKSFI; translated from the coding sequence ATGCACACAGTTAAGGAGAAGAATAACGTTCACATTCGTGGTAAAGCCGACGCTGCGCAAACCATCATCTTCGGCCATGGCTTTGGCTCAGACCAAACAGCATTTGAACCCCTGGTAAAGGCTTTTGAAGCAGATTATAAGATTGTGCTCTTCGACAATGTGGGTGGTGGCAAGGCAGATATCAATGCCTTTAGTCCATCCCGCTATAGCAGTATACAGGGTTATGTAACGGATCTGGGCGACCTGCTTCGGGAGCTGCAACTGTCGGATATAATATATGTAGGCCATTCTGTGAACGGGATGATAGGCCTGCTCTCCGCTATTAAATATCCATCTTATTTTAATAAACTGGTACTGCTGGGTAGCAGCCCCCGCTACCTGAACGAGCCTGAAAGTGGCTATATAGGCGGGTTTAACATGGAAGCCCTGGAGCAACTGTACCACGCTATGAGCACAAATTACTATGCCTGGGCAAGCGGCTTTGCCCAACTGGTGGTGCAGAACCACGACAGACCTGAGCTGGCAGCCAGTTTTGCCAAAAGCTTATCCTCTATCCGGGCAGATATTGCATTGTCTGTGGCAAAAGCTATCTTTGAGATGGATCACCGGAGTGATCTGGGTAAATCCAGCATCCCTGCTATGATTGTGCAAACCACAGAAGATCCGGCAGTGCCGAAGGTAGTAGGAGCCTATATGCATCAGCATATTCTTAACAGTCAGCTGGCTACCGTGGATACCGAAGGGCATTTCCCCCATGTGAGTGCACCGGAAGAAGTGATCAGTATTATTAAGTCCTTTATATAA